The Bacteriovorax sp. Seq25_V genome contains the following window.
AAGAAACACCAAGAATAATAAGAAGAATCTTATTAACCTTAGATAAATTTGGCATATATATTTGTTGCACGACAAACTCCTAAATTACATCTTCTGTGAAATTTCGATTAAAACTCCACCCGTTGATTTTGGATGAATGAAATTTACAAGACAATTATTTGCTCCACTTCTCGGAGTTTCATAAAGAAGTTTGTAGCCTAATGCTGTTAATTCTTCTGATTTTTTTACAACGTCCGGGACACGGTAACACATATGATGAATACCTGGACCTTTCTTCTCAAGAAATGCTTGAATTGGACCTTTTTTATCAATTGGCATTAATAATTCAATATGTGCATTTTCATCAATATGTGCAAATGATGTTTCAACTTGTTGATCAAGTACAGTCTCTCTCTTATCAAAAGTTAGACCTAGATCCTGATATACCTTTTCTGCAACATCCAAGTTTTCAACCGCAACTGCAATATGATCAAGAAAACAATCTTTATTAAACATAGAATACTCCTTATTTATTTTGAAAATAACTCTAGCGCACTTTTATCCAATTGGCGATTATCAAGAGCGTCGTAGAAATCTCGATCTGAGGACTGATGCTTCAATTTCACGTGCATCCTCTCATTATTGATAATGATCTTAAAGAACTCAGTTGCCTGCATACGCAATGCTTCACTTCTTTTTTCGATTAAATACTCTTCGGACTTAAGTTTTGAAACGATCCTAAGCTCAGAAGGAGAGAATAACATCTCCCCTGCATAAGTCATACTTGTAAGAATTAATAACGATAACATGAACCTATAATAACTTATTTTCTTATAAAGTCACAGGTGGCGAATCGTACGCATCATCACAACGATTTGGATCAGTTAAATCAAATACAGGATCACTCGAAGATGTTGGCGCCGCACAGAAACCATTTACACAATCACCATTTTTTGGAACTGAGTAACAACGCTTTTCACATGAGTCATTTCCATTCGCATCTTTTGTCTTAATGATATAACACTCACGAACATTTTCCACACGACAGAATTCTTTACTCACGCAAGTTTGACTTGGAACTTTTGAACAAAGAACAGCATTTAAATCATCTGGAAAGTGATCCGCACAAACTCCAGATCTACAGCAAAGCGAAGAACACTCAAAATCAGAAGAACAAGTTAGCCCTGTACCAAGATTTCCTGTTGAGAGACTATCGTCCTTACATTGAGCAACGATATCTTTTGAAAAACATCTACTATTAAAGCAACACTCACCTGTTCCACAAGAACGATTATCTGTACAAGTTTTCATTGCATTAAACTCTAGCCCTTGAGAAACTCCCAGCCCAGCTTTTAATAGTTGAATCTTTACATCTTTAGAAGTTGCTAAAACTTCTTCGATCCCGTCATTATAAGTAACAATCTCAATCGTAGCTGTAACATTACAACTAGAGATTGTCTCTTTTGAATAGGAGTCGAAGTTTTTAGCTCTAATATTACAACCGTCCATCCACTTAGTGTCTCCAGCAGTAGGTAGAGTTAAAAGTGATTTTGAATTAAATGGATAAGTAGCTCCGTAATACTGAACCCCAGATTGAGAGTAATTAATCTTCCCTGCACGTGGAAATAAGAATGATTTAAACCCAGTTGTCGCCCCTCCAGTAAAAGAGTATTGGAAAATTCCAGTTGGAACATCATCGGCTACTGTTATTGGAGAGAATATCGCATCACTTGAGATTTCCCATGTGCTTTCAGTTCCAAAAGTTTGATAAGGCCCCATGTATAAGTAATTTGTCCCACCAAAATCAGTAAGACCTGAAATCCCCCAAGGAACAACCTGACGGCCAAGTGCTGCTTCAGTATCAGACTCTAATCCTGAATCAGGCATACATTTTTTCAAAGTATACTCACTTGTATCACCAGTATAACCGGCGCCAAGTACATCATACATTTCATAAGTAGGAATATTTTGAACTAAAACAGGTGTACCGTCTTGAAGTACAGATTGGCCTAATGTCGAATCTGCAATTTTTGCATAAGCATAGAGACAAGTTTCACCGGCAGCATCGCAAGAACTATTGGCCTGAGACCATTCAAATGTTGGGTCATCTTCGATATTTAATCCTCGACAATAAAGACCAGCATTAGTTGGATCAGTTGTTGGATCTGTAGCAGTTAAAGGATTCTCTTCACCATAGTCGTTATAATCAAATAGATCATAAAGAAGTCTTAAATTCTTAAAAGGCTTACTATCCATATCGAGAATAATTACGTCGATATTTGTTCCATTTTGAAGACCTCCTGGCACTCGTCCAATAACAGCAGGAACAATTATTTCACTCTTCTCTCTTCCAAATGAAAATTTAACAGAAATAATTTTATCGTCTTTATTAAGCGACGAAATATTAAGACCTGAAAGATAGAGATAACCTTCAAAGTCTTTTGGAATTGATACTTTCTTTCTAAAAGTTCCAGAGTTTGGATCTACAATTTGAGTTAGTTCAACAATTGAAACAGCACTAGATTCACCGTCGGAAATATCACCATCAGTATCGGTCGTGGCCCCATCTCCAGGATTTGTTTTATCACCATTCTTGGCCTCTCCAGTCGATGCAGTCGAACGAGTTGAACGAGGATTTTGAGGTGACATACAACTTGAAAATCCAAGAAGGATAGCGATCATTAATGTGATTATTTTATTCTTTTTTACCATTTCAATCTTCTCCACCTGTCTCTTCGGGACAATGGCTTCAAGTATTTACATTGTAACAGAGGACCGGCACTTCCTACCTCTTCGACAAGAGGATTGATATAAAATCAAACACTTATCGAGCACCCCTAAAAGAATATCAAATTTCCGATGCCAATATTCTTCATCAAATCAATGATTTTAATACATCAACATAACTAATAATTCCGGTTAGTTTTAATTCTGAGTCAACAACGGGCAGTGCACTGACATGTTCTTCACATAGAACATGTGC
Protein-coding sequences here:
- the mce gene encoding methylmalonyl-CoA epimerase, with protein sequence MFNKDCFLDHIAVAVENLDVAEKVYQDLGLTFDKRETVLDQQVETSFAHIDENAHIELLMPIDKKGPIQAFLEKKGPGIHHMCYRVPDVVKKSEELTALGYKLLYETPRSGANNCLVNFIHPKSTGGVLIEISQKM